In Fusarium oxysporum f. sp. lycopersici 4287 chromosome 11, whole genome shotgun sequence, the following are encoded in one genomic region:
- a CDS encoding hypothetical protein (At least one base has a quality score < 10) has protein sequence MGSMPELHVVIVGGGIAGLATAFALRHPNRRITVLERSRLLREVGALISLQPNASKIITKWKLDPFLESAEPQADQGFRIFDADGNLVRELPFQKGQFGAERMLYHRQDLQAALGTAAASEEAYGNPVDVRTGCQVASVDCDEGVVTLDSGDKIRGDLIIGADGIHSVVRTAVVGEKRNALPTGTIWRGSLYQTNSWIPRVPKTTMIMGHDRRVIMGPGRNSKLYGIVALVPDEKLAEESSDSWVAPGSIEKLLEAYSDFPSWLHDIFRAAPDIGLWQLRDIDPLPRWVKGRTILIGDAAHAMLPTQGQGASQSIEDAEAVCAFLTNVQSRDEVGAALERVFAARYDRASLIQKFSREQAKPATDGVSKKVNLILLSL, from the exons ATGGGAAGCATGCCTGAGCTACATGTTGTGATTGTTGGTGGAGGCATCGCAGGTCTCGCAACT GCCTTTGCTCTAAGACACCCCAACAGACGCATTACTGTGCTTGAGCGCTCTCGTCTACTACGCGAGGTTGGTGCTTTGATCTCACTGCAGCCTAATGCAAGCAAGATCATTACCAAGTGGAAGCTTGATCCCTTCCTTGAGAGTGCCGAGCCTCAAGCCGATCAAGGTTTCAGAATCTTTGATGCAGATGGCAACTTGGTGAGAGAACTTCCCTTCCAGAAGGGACAGTTCGGTGCCGAACGAATGCTTTATCACAGACAAGATTTACAAGCAGCTCTGGGAACTGCAGCAGCAAGCGAAGAGGCGTATGGTAATCCTGTAGATGTTCGCACAGGTTGCCAAGTTGCGAGCGTCGACTGTGACGAAGGAGTTGTGACACTGGACTCGGGCGACAAGATTCGCGGCGACCTCATCATTGGCGCCGATGGCATTCATAGTGTTGTGAGAACTGCCGTGGTAGGCGAGAAGAGGAATGCTCTACCGACCGGCAC AATCTGGAGGGGCTCTCTCTACCAAACCAACTCCTGGATCCCCCGGGTGCCCAAGACAACCATGATCATGGGTCACGATCGAAGAGTGATCATGGGACCTGGCAGAAACAGCAAGCTGTACGGTATTGTTGCTTTAGTGCCAGACGAAAAGCTTGCGGAGGAGAGCTCAGACAGCTGGGTTGCTCCTGGAAGCATTGAGAAACTGTTAGAAGCGTATTCAGATTTCCCTTCATGGCTCCACGATATCTTCAGAGCAGCTCCAGACATCGGCTTGTGGCAGCTCAGAGATATCGATCCTCTGCCACGTTGGGTGAAGGGTCGAACCATCCTGATTGGTGACGCTGCTCATGCCATGCTTCCTactcaaggccaaggtgcATCACAGAGCATCGAGGATGCGGAGGCTGTCTGCGCGTTCTTGACCAACGTCCAATCGAGGGACGAGGTCGGCGCTGCTTTGGAAAGAGTCTTTGCTGCCAGATATGATAGAGCATCCCTGATCCAGAAGTTTAGCAGGGAGCAGGCGAAGCCAGCAACTGACGGGGTGAGCAAGAAGGTGAATCTGATCCTGCTCAGTTTATGA